GCGATCGCGATTCCCCTGATCATGGCCCTTTCGCTGGCTGTTTCAGGCAAGCTTCCTGCAAGCGTCGTGAAAGTGAGCGGGATTCTGGGTTTTCTTGTTCCCGGTCTGATCAGTCTCTGGCTGGCGGGTGTTTACCTCTCCAGTGGTTACAACGGACTTTATGCGTTTCCTGTCATTGCCGACCTTGGGCTTGAACAATTTGGGATTCGCCTCCATCTCGGCCTCAACGGTCTGGCCCTGCCATTTTATGTCCTCTCCGGGATTGTTGGTTTGGCGGCTGGCCTTTACGCCGTGCAGAGCGGTGTTGAACGCCTGCGCCTGATGTTGATTCTTTTGCTGATCATGCAGGCTGGCCTGATGGGGGTTTTCTCCTCGGTGGATATTCTCTTCTTCTATTTTTTCCACGAATTCGCCCTTATTCCGACCTTTGTCATGATTGCCATCTGGGGCCGTTCCGGTCGCCGGGCGGTTGCGCTTGAAGTGACGATCTACCTCACCCTTGGTGCGATGATCACCCTGGCCGGCTTGATTGCCCTCTACATTTTCAGTGGAGCCAGCGATTTCAACATGATTGCCCTTCGTGACGCGGTTGTTGCCGCTCCCCGGCAGGGAACAATCTTTGGCCTGTTGCTGATCGGGTTTGGTGTCCTTGTTTCCCTTTTCCCTTTTCACACCTGGGCTCCCCGGGCCTATGCGACTGCGCCTGCGCCTGCAGCAATGCTGCATGCCGGTGTGCTTAAGAAGTTCGGGCTTTATGGCTTGATCCAGATTGCCTATCCCATCCTGCCACAGGGTGTAGCTGACTGGGCACCGCTCCTTCTCATTCTGGCGCTTGGTAACGTGCTTATAATCGGTTTTGTGACCATGGCCCAGCGTGACCTGAAGTTGATGCTTGGGAATGCCTCGGTCATGCACATGGGATACGCCTTTCTCGGACTGTACGCCTATTCGAGCATTGGTATCGGGGCCGCTGTCCTGATGCTGTTTGCGCACGGACTTTCAGTTGCCTTGCTGTTCCTCCTTGCGGATGTCGTCGAGAAACGCGGTGGGACCTGTGACATGGAAGAAATAGGAGGACTTGGGCAGAAGGCACCGGTCCTCATGAGTTTGTTTGTTGCGGCCATGCTGGCCAGTATCGGCCTGCCGGGATTTGCCAATTTCTGGGGCGAGCTTGGAATCTTTGTTTCGCTCTTTGCCACCGCCACACCGTGGGCGCTATATCTGGCCCTGATCGGAATCCTCATTTCCGCAATTTACGGATTACGGGCAATCGCTTCCGTCTTCTTCGGAGAGGAAAAGGGCGAGCTATCCGGCGGCGACATCAGCTGGCGCGAGAAAATACCGGCCCTCCTGTTGCTTGCATTTCTTTTACTCATCGGGATCTGGCCCAAGCTCTTGTCAGATCCTGTCAATGAAAGTGTCACCCGAACCTTTGCCGATAGTGCTCCCACGATGGTTGTCCCTTCCGGTGAGTTTTCCCTGACCAAATAAGATGGAAACTGAAACCCTTCAATCCGTTGTCAGCACCAACCAATGGGGTGCGCTCCTGCCGGAAATCATTCTTGGTTGCTTTGCCGTCCTGATCCTTTTCGTCGACTTGCTTGCACCCAGGACCCGACCTCATTTATCCAGCCTGTCCATTCTGGCGCAATTGATTGCTGGAGCAGTCCTTATTCTGGGAATGCAGGCAAATGCGTCCCGTGATGGGGCAGAGGTTCTCTTTGCGGGCCTGATTGCCCAGGAAAGTACAGCGGACTGGATGCGCCTTTTCTTCCTGCTGTCCTCAATCATCATCACGCACTTGGGATCAGTATTCCTGAAAAAGCAGAAGTTGGCCCATGTTGAATTCTATCATCTCGTCCTGATTGTCTCAGCTGCGTTCATGCTGCTAGTGCAGACGCACCACTTTATCTCCCTTTTTGTTGTCCTCGAAACCCTGACGGTTGGTTTCTACATCCTGGTCGCCTACAAACGCGACAGCCGCCTGTCACTCGAAGCCGGACTCAAGTATTTGATCATGGCGGCTTTCAGTTCAGGGATTTTCCTCTTCGGGGTTGCCCTCCTTTATGGAGCTGCCAGTAATCCGGCCCTCCCCATGACGGCTACCAGCCCGCTGAATTTTTCCGAGCTCACGGCCTTCATCAGCGCCTCGAATGATTTGTTCAACAACAGCACCAACTACATGGTCCTTTTTGGATCAGTGCTCGTCCTAACCGGGATCGCTTTCAAAATCGGGGTTGTTCCATTTCAAATCTGGATTCCGGATGTCTATCAAGGCGCACCGACACCGGTGACCGCATTCCTTGCCGTCTCTTCCAAGGCCGCCGGGTTCTATCTGCTTTACCTGCTTCTGCGGGGTCCATTTGCGGCCCTTGAGCATGTCACGGTTCCCCTGCTGACCGTCATTGCCATCCTGACGCTCCTTTTCGGCAACATTGCTGCACTCGGGCAACGGAATGTGAAGCGCGTCATGGGCATGTCCGGTGTGGCGCATGCCGGTATCCTGCTTATGGGCTTGCTCGCCTCCCTGACAGTCGACTGGGCCTTTGCCGCGGTATTATTCTATCTGGTCACTTACGCCCTCGCGTCCTTTGGCGTCTTTGAGGTGATGGTCCATGTGGCAGAAAGCAACGATGCCGACCAGGATCTCGACCTGTACGACAACCTGCTCAAGAAGGATCCCTATCTGGGCGGAATCCTCCTCATCAGCCTCGGTTCGCTGGCTGGAATCCCGCCATTGGCAGGCTTTATTGCCAAGCTATTGGTCTTTATCGCAGCGTTTCAGGCCGGGCTTTACCCTGTGCTCGGAGTAGCGCTGGCTGGGGTTGTGATTTCCATTTACTACTACTTCGGCTGGATGCGGTCCGCCGCCATGGGAAATCCCTATCTCGCGGAGGATGCTGCCAAGGCCATTACTTCACCGGCTTTAAGCGCACGCCTGGTCATGGGCCTGCTCGCCGGGGCAACCATCCTTTTCGGATTCTACCAGGGCTTCTTCGCGTTCTAGATCCCGGTTCGGGATCAGAGGTGGCCAGAGGGATCTCCTTCGTTTCAGATTATACATTCTTGACGCACGATAAAATGCATGCAAAATGCATGCAATAAATTGAGTGCATAAAGAACAATGAGAACCATGACGATACGGAATGTGCCTGATGAAACCTACAAGGGTCTACAGGAGATGGCCCGGGCTAACCACAGGAGCCTTCAGGAGCAGGTGCGGCTCATGCTCACCGAGGAAGTCGAGCTGAGAAATCCGTCTGTGTGCGAGCAGGCGGCCGCCTACCGGGCCCACTTATCCGGGCGAAATCCTGCCAAGACAGTCATTGAAGACCTTCGAGAAGACCGTTCACGATGATTGCTGTTGTTGATACTTCAGCAGTGCTTCGGATGTTTATTCCGGACGGGCCCATTCCCGATGGGTTAGAAGCTTTTTTCCGAGGCGTTGAGACTGGGGCCAATTTGGCCATTGCCCCGGAGTTGCTGCTGGTGGAAGCCCTGAATGTCGTGGTTAAGAAGCATCGCCGGGAAGAGTTGACGACTGAAGAGGCAGAAAGCCTGATGAGCTTACTCCGGCAAATGCCCATCCGCTATTACGGGCACCTGCCATACGGTTCCCGGGCCTGCCATCTGGCCATCGAAACCGGACTCTCGGGCTATGATGCAATTTTTCTGGCCCTTGCCCTTGATCGGGGGGTGCCATTGTTTACTGCTGATCATCAACTGGAGGCTGTTGCGTCCAGAAAAGGAATCGGCCGGCCTCGGGGCTAGCGCTAAATACCCAATCGACGATTGAGGCTTGATATCCAGCCGAAAATGGAGTCCATTTCCCTCCTTGCGCATACTGGAATTCTCCAGATGCGACTTTGAAATCAGTCTATTTAGTTTTAATTCCCGTATTTGAAAGGACTTGATCGATGCGACAGGTACCCAGAAAGCGAGCCATTGGCTCCATAAAAGACGAAGGGGGTCACTCATGAAGAGTGTGACCGACTTTTCCCGCTACCATTCCGAAGGGCAGCCCATTTCCATGGTGACCTGCTACGATGCATGGAGCGCCCGACTGATTGCGGAAACCAACGTGGATGCGGTCCTTGTGGGCGACAGCGTGGCCATGGTCATGCACGGGCATCCGTCAACTGTTCACGCGACCACCGATATGATGGCGAGCCACACGGCGGCGGTCCGGCGCGGAATCGGCGATCGCTTTGTAACCACCGACATCCCCTTCCCTGAGCATCGCAAGGGTCTCCGGGGCGCGATGGAGTCAGTGGACACGATCATGAAGGCGGGGGCAAATGCTGTGAAAATTGAAGGGGCCCAAGGGCATCTCGATGTGATCCGGCACATTGTCCAGAGCGGTGTCCCCGTCATGGGGCATTTGGGACTGACGCCGCAATCCGTTAATCTAATGGGCGGTTACCGGGTTCAGGGAAGAGAGGCCGCCGCCGCTCAGCAAATTGAACTGGATGCCCTGGCTCTTCAGGAGGCTGGTGTATACGCCTTGGTCCTGGAATGTGTTCCGGCAGAGCTGGCTGCCCGCGTGACAGAGTCGTTGAGCATCCCGACAATCGGGATAGGTTCAGGTCCCTCCTGCAGTGGACAGATTCTGGTTCTGCAAGATCTCCTGGGCATGAACCTTGGTTTCAAACCGAAGTTCCTCAGGACGTATGCCGAAGGATCTCAAAATATCATGCACGCGCTGAATAGCTATAACGAGGACGTGAAAGCGGGCTCATTCCCTTCACTGGAGGAAAGTTTTCATTATGAAACAACTCGCAAACATTAATTCACTCAAGGACTGGCGGCGCTCAATTGGCACCGGATCGGTTGGATTTGTCCCAACGATGGGGGCCCTTCATGCCGGTCACGGAAAACTGATTGAGCAGTCCTGCGCGGAGAATGAAAAGACGCTGGTCAGCATTTTTGTCAACCCGACCCAGTTCAATGACCAGAATGACTGTGCAACTTATCCGCAACCCTTGAAGGAAGATCTGGAGTTGTGTGAAAAGGCAGGGGTGGATGCGGTTTTTCTGCCTCAGCGCCGCGAACTTTACCCGGACAATTACACCTACCGGGTCATAGAAAATGAAGAGAGTACTGTCCTTGAGGGGGAAAGCCGCCCGGAGCATTTTGACGGGGTCCTGACCGTTGTCATGAAACTCCTGATACTGGCCAATGCCAACAAGGCTTACTTCGGGGAAAAGGACTGGCAGCAACTCAAACTTGTCAGGGGAATGGCTGGTGCGTATTTTCTTGATACGGAGGTTGTTGGCGTTCCAACCGTGAGGGAAGAGGACGGACTCGCCTTGAGCAGTCGCAACGTCCGCCTTTCCGCCTCCGCACGCATGCTGGCGCCTGAGTTTCACCGGGTTCTTTCCACGGCAATGGATTGTGCCATGGCACGCCTTGAATTGGAATCGCTCGGCTTTGATGTTGAGTATGTCGATGAGCGTGATGGCCGCCGCCTGGGGGCCGTCCAGTTGGAGGGGGTCCGGTTGATCGATAATGTTCAGGCGATGGAATAGAGATGATCTTGTGTTTTGATATTGGCAACACCGACATCTACGGCGGCGTTTGCGAGGGGCGGGAGTTGGTTGCGGAATTCCGCAAGGCCAACCACTTCCATCCGAGCGCTGATGAGTTTGGTGTATTTGTCCGGCAAATACTTTCGTCCAAAGGCGTGAAGCTGGAATCGCTGAAGGCGGTCGCGGTGGCCTCTGTTGTCCCCGATTGCATTGGAATGGTGAGGGAGGCGGCACGTTCGTATCTGGGGATTGATCCCTTGATCCTTAAGGCTGGTGTGAAAACCGGCTTGAAGATTCGCACGAATAACCCGTCTGAGGTCGGCGCGGACCGGATTGCGAATGCTATTGCCGCTGTGGAACTATACCCGGCAATGGACCGTATTGTTGTCGACATGGGGACAGCGACAACCTTCTGCGCGATCAACCAGAAGGATGAATATCTTGGTGGTGTGATCTGTGCGGGGATGGGTCTTTCGATGAAGGCCCTGGCCCAGAACACGGCCAAGTTGCCGTATGTGGATCTTGTCCGACCAGGCAATTGCCTTGGAAAGACAACCGTGGAGAGTATTCAAAACGGGCTCTATTTCAGCCATCTTGGATTAATCCGTGAGGTGGTTGGCCGCCTAAAGGAAGAAGCCTTCGAAGGTCGTGAACCGGTTGTCATTGGAACTGGTGGCCACGCTGGATTCTTTCGTGAGGAATCTTTGTTATCGGCCTATGTGCCTGATCTTGTCCTGCGCGGGCTTTGTCGTGCAGTCGAATTAAACTCAACCCTTTAAGAGGAACAGACCTATGAATCGTATTTTACTAAAATCAAAAATCCATCGGGCCACGGTGACTGACGCTGACCTGAACTACACCGGATCCATTTCCCTCGGACCGGAGTTTCTGGAAGCGGCCGACCTGCTGGAGTTTGAACAGGTCGACATCTATAACTGTAACAATGGCGAGCGTTTCCATACGTATGTTATCCTTGGTCAACCCGGCGAAGTTTGCCTCAACGGTGCTGCTGCGCGAAAGGTACAGCCGGGGGATATTGTTATTATCGCAAGTTACGCGGAGTATGAGGATAGCGAGGCAAAGGCCCATAAGCCGACCCTCATCTACGTCGACGATAAGAACTCCATTTTGAAGGATTAAAATAAAAGGCCCTCCGGCGGGGTAAACCGGAGGGCCTTGGATATACCATCGCAAACCGTGGTCGTTACTGGCAGGCCTCGCATTCTTCGCCATTCATCATGGCTTCGATGGAGCAGGCCGTTTTCTCAGCCTCGGTGAAAACCTTCTTGTTCTGGGTCTCCTGTTTTATGGAAACGGTCGCTTTCTCGATATTTGAAGCACCGAGCGTGCGCAGGTAATAGGTTGTTTTCAGTCCCATGCGCCAGGCACTTCGATACATGTGAGAGAGGGTCTTGAGGTCGGGGTGGGCAAGCCACAGGTTAACCGATTGCGACTGGTCAATCCACTTTTGACGCCGGCTACCGGCCTTGACTATCCAAGTGTGATCAATGTCAAAAGCCGTCAAATACTTGATGCGGATATCCTCTGGGATCCGTTCGATTTTACTCAAATCCCCATCAAAGTATTTCAGTTGATCCCGGACATCGTCATCCCACAAGTTCCGGCTCTTCAATTCGCGGACAAGGTGGGCATTGAGGACAATGAACTCGCCGGAGAGATTGGACTTCACGAATATGTTCTTGTACGTCGGTTCAATGCAGGGGCTTGATCCCATGATATTGGAAATTGTCGCCGTGGGTGCGATGGCCAGGACATTGGAATTCCGCATTCCCTGTCGGGCGATCTTATCCCGGACGGGTTGCCAGTCCATGGCTCCTCCGCGTGACATATCCAATTCCACACCACGTTCCTTCTCAAGAAGATCAAGGGTGTCCTGAGGCAAAAGCCCGCGGTCCCATTTGGATCCCTTGTAGGAACTGTAAGTGCCGCGTTCGCCTGCCAAGTCGCTGGATGCTTCATATGCGTAGTAGGCAATTGCTTCCATGAAGGTGTCGTTGAACTCGACAGCTTCCTCGCTGGCGAAGGAATGGCCGCGTGCAAACAAGGCATTCTGCAATCCCATGATGCCCATGCCGATGGGCCGGTGGCGCTGGTTGGCATTGCGTGCGGCTTCCGTCGGGTAGAAGTTGATATCGATCACATTATCCAGTGCACGGATCGCGACTTGGACAGTTTCACGCAGCTTCTTGTGATCGATGGATCCATCCTCAGCGAGGTGGTTTTCAAGAACCACGGACCCCAAGTTACAGACAGCTGTCTCATCCGCTCCTGTGTTCAGGGTAATCTCTGTACAGAGGTTGGAGCTGTGAATGACTCCACAATGATCCTGTGGACTGCGAACATTGCAGGCATCCTTGAAAGTGATCCACGGATGGCCGGTTTCAAACAGCATTTTCAGCATTTGTTTCCAGAGATCGATGGCCGGCATCTTTTGTCCCCAGATCTTTCCTTCCTCGGCGAGTTGTTCGTAGTACTCGTACTTTTCCTCGAACGCCTTGCCGTAAAGGTCATGCAGGTCTTTAACCTGGTTTGAGCGAAAAAGTGTCCACTCCTGACGGGATTCCATGCGCCGCATGAACAAGTCTG
This region of Oceanipulchritudo coccoides genomic DNA includes:
- a CDS encoding type III pantothenate kinase, coding for MILCFDIGNTDIYGGVCEGRELVAEFRKANHFHPSADEFGVFVRQILSSKGVKLESLKAVAVASVVPDCIGMVREAARSYLGIDPLILKAGVKTGLKIRTNNPSEVGADRIANAIAAVELYPAMDRIVVDMGTATTFCAINQKDEYLGGVICAGMGLSMKALAQNTAKLPYVDLVRPGNCLGKTTVESIQNGLYFSHLGLIREVVGRLKEEAFEGREPVVIGTGGHAGFFREESLLSAYVPDLVLRGLCRAVELNSTL
- a CDS encoding type II toxin-antitoxin system VapC family toxin, whose product is MIAVVDTSAVLRMFIPDGPIPDGLEAFFRGVETGANLAIAPELLLVEALNVVVKKHRREELTTEEAESLMSLLRQMPIRYYGHLPYGSRACHLAIETGLSGYDAIFLALALDRGVPLFTADHQLEAVASRKGIGRPRG
- a CDS encoding complex I subunit 4 family protein, giving the protein MTQHLPIASTGGMCDFFRTIGESYPVLHSYLVIFAIAIPLIMALSLAVSGKLPASVVKVSGILGFLVPGLISLWLAGVYLSSGYNGLYAFPVIADLGLEQFGIRLHLGLNGLALPFYVLSGIVGLAAGLYAVQSGVERLRLMLILLLIMQAGLMGVFSSVDILFFYFFHEFALIPTFVMIAIWGRSGRRAVALEVTIYLTLGAMITLAGLIALYIFSGASDFNMIALRDAVVAAPRQGTIFGLLLIGFGVLVSLFPFHTWAPRAYATAPAPAAMLHAGVLKKFGLYGLIQIAYPILPQGVADWAPLLLILALGNVLIIGFVTMAQRDLKLMLGNASVMHMGYAFLGLYAYSSIGIGAAVLMLFAHGLSVALLFLLADVVEKRGGTCDMEEIGGLGQKAPVLMSLFVAAMLASIGLPGFANFWGELGIFVSLFATATPWALYLALIGILISAIYGLRAIASVFFGEEKGELSGGDISWREKIPALLLLAFLLLIGIWPKLLSDPVNESVTRTFADSAPTMVVPSGEFSLTK
- a CDS encoding FitA-like ribbon-helix-helix domain-containing protein gives rise to the protein MTIRNVPDETYKGLQEMARANHRSLQEQVRLMLTEEVELRNPSVCEQAAAYRAHLSGRNPAKTVIEDLREDRSR
- a CDS encoding NADH-quinone oxidoreductase subunit N, encoding METETLQSVVSTNQWGALLPEIILGCFAVLILFVDLLAPRTRPHLSSLSILAQLIAGAVLILGMQANASRDGAEVLFAGLIAQESTADWMRLFFLLSSIIITHLGSVFLKKQKLAHVEFYHLVLIVSAAFMLLVQTHHFISLFVVLETLTVGFYILVAYKRDSRLSLEAGLKYLIMAAFSSGIFLFGVALLYGAASNPALPMTATSPLNFSELTAFISASNDLFNNSTNYMVLFGSVLVLTGIAFKIGVVPFQIWIPDVYQGAPTPVTAFLAVSSKAAGFYLLYLLLRGPFAALEHVTVPLLTVIAILTLLFGNIAALGQRNVKRVMGMSGVAHAGILLMGLLASLTVDWAFAAVLFYLVTYALASFGVFEVMVHVAESNDADQDLDLYDNLLKKDPYLGGILLISLGSLAGIPPLAGFIAKLLVFIAAFQAGLYPVLGVALAGVVISIYYYFGWMRSAAMGNPYLAEDAAKAITSPALSARLVMGLLAGATILFGFYQGFFAF
- the panD gene encoding aspartate 1-decarboxylase; this encodes MNRILLKSKIHRATVTDADLNYTGSISLGPEFLEAADLLEFEQVDIYNCNNGERFHTYVILGQPGEVCLNGAAARKVQPGDIVIIASYAEYEDSEAKAHKPTLIYVDDKNSILKD
- the panC gene encoding pantoate--beta-alanine ligase, with product MMKQLANINSLKDWRRSIGTGSVGFVPTMGALHAGHGKLIEQSCAENEKTLVSIFVNPTQFNDQNDCATYPQPLKEDLELCEKAGVDAVFLPQRRELYPDNYTYRVIENEESTVLEGESRPEHFDGVLTVVMKLLILANANKAYFGEKDWQQLKLVRGMAGAYFLDTEVVGVPTVREEDGLALSSRNVRLSASARMLAPEFHRVLSTAMDCAMARLELESLGFDVEYVDERDGRRLGAVQLEGVRLIDNVQAME
- the panB gene encoding 3-methyl-2-oxobutanoate hydroxymethyltransferase, giving the protein MKSVTDFSRYHSEGQPISMVTCYDAWSARLIAETNVDAVLVGDSVAMVMHGHPSTVHATTDMMASHTAAVRRGIGDRFVTTDIPFPEHRKGLRGAMESVDTIMKAGANAVKIEGAQGHLDVIRHIVQSGVPVMGHLGLTPQSVNLMGGYRVQGREAAAAQQIELDALALQEAGVYALVLECVPAELAARVTESLSIPTIGIGSGPSCSGQILVLQDLLGMNLGFKPKFLRTYAEGSQNIMHALNSYNEDVKAGSFPSLEESFHYETTRKH